One region of Deltaproteobacteria bacterium genomic DNA includes:
- a CDS encoding tetratricopeptide repeat protein yields the protein MRLPEKHIDTLKTVDHPWVAEPNRIALGRAMKYVFEHPREAADKGLQARRYAEKHLTWERAVDRILARIAVLKNTPVRRQKTSEDSQNKASAEQGRSSQSNIDEILAEGERHFHRGQYREAEDIFRQIIEEQPHHSRARNNLACVLWKSGKLEEALGELWQAMEVDPRDRDVVWNCGQILIELGHAGDAMEIYSSFLENHPDDMEIRGEIASIRKFFQEASEDALPTDSQSMAGQMGLGEQSN from the coding sequence GTGCGGCTGCCAGAAAAACATATCGACACCCTGAAAACTGTAGACCATCCCTGGGTCGCTGAACCGAATCGCATAGCTCTGGGGCGGGCCATGAAGTATGTCTTTGAACATCCCCGGGAAGCAGCAGACAAGGGACTGCAGGCTCGGCGCTATGCAGAAAAGCATCTTACCTGGGAAAGAGCCGTTGACAGAATTCTGGCAAGAATCGCAGTCCTCAAAAATACTCCGGTGCGCCGCCAGAAGACCTCGGAAGACTCCCAGAACAAGGCCTCTGCCGAGCAGGGCCGTTCCTCGCAGTCCAATATAGACGAGATCCTGGCTGAAGGAGAGAGGCACTTTCATAGAGGCCAGTACAGGGAGGCGGAAGACATTTTTCGCCAGATCATCGAGGAGCAGCCTCATCACAGCCGGGCTCGCAACAATCTCGCTTGCGTCCTCTGGAAGTCGGGCAAACTGGAGGAAGCCCTTGGAGAACTGTGGCAGGCCATGGAAGTCGATCCCAGGGACCGCGATGTGGTCTGGAACTGTGGACAGATTCTAATCGAACTTGGACATGCTGGAGACGCCATGGAAATCTACAGTAGCTTTCTGGAAAACCACCCTGACGACATGGAAATACGAGGAGAAATTGCCAGCATCAGGAAGTTTTTCCAGGAGGCCTCAGAGGATGCGCTACCGACAGACTCCCAAAGCATGGCTGGCCAGATGGGTCTTGGTGAACAGAGCAATTGA
- a CDS encoding glycosyltransferase family 4 protein, with protein sequence MRFASVSMFMDFGEWGFRMGRPVANEGFLRALLTHGSYDTYEFFCPDIYHMERFSQNVDQMIEDPALRARVKVTLQLALAESVAGTHYDVFHLGDFTSLMPYLLGVRNRYSEPPFPVTGVTHSLDGVFMNLRYLELLLQGMAPFDAIICTSRSAQDAVSKGFSWIKEEMERRWNVSFTADPQLIHIPLGIDDDFFEHTDKNAAKNFFRIPAEKVVALSVGRLSARLKTDWTPVLGLLARMVASNNFDNFLFIIAGGGDDSDIRLLQEVIAQFGLQEKVLVFANFLPEVKSTLYQAADFYLSPVDNFQETFGLNILEAMASGLPIIASDFSGYRELVSQEVNGFLLKTVWPKNLPECVLGNLGILHESMARLYFSQALAVDLGELEQALTTLYRDHVLRLEMGAASLEQAQAYRWPHIIRCYEEAWAELAATSRKIVPFASRKDPDLLLGNPTYTLSHYPSKTLEDSDLVFLTPFGLAVLDENIEIMKYADAAVSMFPELHSLILEELGSGSEPVSHIKEAAQRRLEATEAQTEYHLLWLMKQGAVSLKENGATQ encoded by the coding sequence ATGCGTTTTGCCAGCGTCAGTATGTTCATGGATTTTGGTGAATGGGGCTTCCGCATGGGAAGGCCCGTTGCCAACGAGGGTTTTCTCAGGGCGCTGCTCACCCACGGCAGTTATGACACCTATGAATTTTTTTGCCCAGACATTTATCACATGGAAAGGTTTTCCCAGAATGTGGACCAGATGATTGAGGATCCAGCCCTTCGCGCCAGGGTGAAAGTCACCTTGCAACTGGCTCTGGCCGAGTCAGTTGCTGGCACGCACTATGATGTCTTTCACCTGGGCGATTTTACCTCCCTGATGCCCTATCTTCTGGGCGTACGAAACAGATACAGCGAGCCGCCGTTCCCCGTCACCGGGGTCACCCATTCTCTTGATGGGGTCTTCATGAATCTGCGCTACCTGGAACTGCTGCTGCAGGGGATGGCGCCCTTCGACGCCATAATCTGTACCAGCCGCAGTGCCCAGGATGCTGTAAGCAAGGGGTTCAGCTGGATCAAAGAAGAAATGGAGCGCCGCTGGAATGTCAGCTTCACAGCTGACCCCCAATTGATTCATATACCCCTGGGAATCGATGATGATTTTTTTGAGCATACAGACAAGAACGCTGCCAAGAACTTTTTCCGCATCCCCGCAGAAAAAGTTGTGGCCCTGTCCGTAGGCCGCCTTTCTGCCAGGCTGAAAACCGATTGGACTCCTGTGCTTGGTCTCCTGGCCAGAATGGTGGCCAGCAACAATTTCGACAATTTTCTCTTCATAATTGCTGGCGGTGGCGATGACTCGGACATCCGTCTTCTCCAGGAGGTGATTGCTCAATTCGGACTCCAGGAAAAGGTGCTCGTCTTTGCCAACTTCTTGCCTGAGGTCAAGAGCACTCTGTACCAGGCCGCTGATTTTTACCTGTCCCCGGTGGATAACTTCCAGGAGACCTTTGGCCTCAACATTCTCGAAGCCATGGCCTCCGGCTTGCCGATCATCGCCTCAGACTTCAGCGGCTACCGGGAACTGGTTTCTCAGGAAGTGAACGGCTTCCTCCTCAAGACCGTGTGGCCGAAAAATCTGCCCGAGTGCGTCCTCGGCAACCTCGGCATTCTCCATGAATCAATGGCCAGGCTTTACTTCTCACAGGCTCTGGCTGTGGATCTCGGGGAACTGGAACAGGCACTGACAACACTATACCGCGATCATGTCCTGCGCCTGGAAATGGGCGCAGCAAGCCTCGAGCAAGCTCAGGCTTACCGTTGGCCGCATATCATTCGCTGCTACGAAGAGGCCTGGGCCGAGCTGGCTGCCACCTCGCGCAAGATAGTGCCCTTTGCCAGCCGCAAGGATCCTGACCTGCTGTTGGGGAATCCCACCTACACTTTGTCGCACTATCCATCCAAGACTCTCGAGGACTCCGACCTGGTTTTTCTTACGCCCTTTGGCCTGGCTGTCCTGGACGAGAACATTGAAATCATGAAATATGCGGATGCAGCAGTGTCCATGTTCCCCGAATTGCACTCGCTGATACTGGAAGAATTAGGCAGCGGCAGCGAGCCTGTCTCTCACATAAAAGAGGCGGCACAACGCAGGCTGGAAGCCACTGAGGCCCAGACAGAATATCACCTTCTCTGGCTCATGAAACAGGGTGCTGTCTCTTTGAAGGAAAATGGAGCGACTCAATAA
- a CDS encoding glycosyltransferase family 4 protein, with product MDQPRIFYFCYDHQNPTGGQKQAYAHVDILNNNGYNAFALHLTEGFRLTWFQNHTRVINLASFKQIYQPQRDILVLPEDLGEKILSFPGQKVIFNQNCYYGFSCFGFSKPRCYPYLDGSVMAVLTVSEHNKRQLQYAFPDLQILRVVNSIDSQRFSYRPVAAKKKIIACLPRKNPLHLNQVYHILQCRAAQRLNNLSDYGWAFMRNFSEEQVAQIFSDSLLFLFLSSEEGLPLMPLEAMLSGCLVFAYDCEPLTEYLNPMNAFLYEKHALGKMIEEIEELAADFPEKLERLQSKSEAARETALWYSRSRQEESLLAAWAAILEEKWTSEQTALSSIPADRASTSRAPDTSWCLRQRL from the coding sequence ATGGACCAGCCTCGAATTTTTTACTTCTGCTATGATCACCAGAATCCCACGGGCGGACAAAAACAAGCCTATGCACATGTGGATATACTCAACAACAACGGCTACAACGCCTTCGCCTTGCACTTGACAGAAGGCTTCAGGCTGACCTGGTTCCAGAATCACACGAGGGTCATAAATCTGGCTTCCTTCAAACAAATTTACCAGCCGCAAAGAGACATCCTGGTGCTGCCCGAGGACCTGGGAGAAAAGATTCTCTCCTTTCCTGGTCAGAAAGTCATTTTTAATCAGAACTGCTACTATGGCTTCTCTTGCTTCGGCTTCAGCAAACCCAGGTGTTATCCCTATCTGGATGGCTCAGTGATGGCAGTCCTTACAGTTTCAGAACACAATAAACGCCAACTGCAATATGCCTTTCCAGATTTGCAGATATTGCGAGTTGTCAATAGTATAGACTCGCAAAGATTCTCTTATCGACCTGTTGCAGCCAAAAAGAAAATCATTGCCTGTCTGCCGCGCAAGAATCCTCTTCACCTCAACCAAGTATACCACATCTTACAATGCCGGGCAGCTCAGAGGCTCAACAACCTCAGCGATTACGGCTGGGCCTTCATGAGGAATTTCTCGGAGGAACAGGTTGCCCAGATTTTCTCAGATTCTCTCCTGTTTCTCTTCTTGAGTTCAGAAGAGGGCTTGCCATTGATGCCACTGGAAGCAATGCTTTCCGGCTGCCTTGTTTTCGCCTACGACTGTGAACCTCTCACTGAATATCTCAACCCCATGAATGCATTCCTCTATGAAAAGCACGCTCTTGGCAAAATGATAGAGGAAATAGAAGAGCTTGCCGCAGACTTTCCTGAAAAGCTGGAAAGGCTGCAGAGCAAGAGTGAGGCTGCCCGGGAAACCGCCCTCTGGTATAGCCGGTCCAGACAGGAGGAAAGTCTGCTGGCTGCCTGGGCTGCCATCCTGGAGGAAAAGTGGACCAGTGAACAGACTGCTCTCAGCAGCATTCCAGCAGACCGTGCTTCAACATCCAGAGCACCTGATACTTCATGGTGTCTGCGGCAGCGGTTGTGA
- a CDS encoding glycosyltransferase family 4 protein, whose translation MKKRIWASLDDYLLPRRQDKVVGRSVAVNNFFKALIAHGTFDEYHFFLEGQAHKKVFAEQHGTFLREKGAEEKVKIFYRTELVKQIKQYDYAIFHLADPVSYFPSLCQVRNLHAAFPITTFIHSLSYPRYFMNYLQIMLCGATGADAIICSSQSGRKVLSAYFSQLAEGLQLPQPEVRLEIIPFGFDGSVFRGYQRQQCRLQLGLGADEVIALCLARFSEYDKMDLFPLLQAFQQIDPVGRQWRLIIAGSSQSTNYVEMVQLWTRALNISANVILKTNVSEEEKLALYRAADFFVSPSDNLQETFGLTLLEAMAAGLPLIVSDFDGYRDLVADDMAISIPTRWAPLELFSTTGVAPLLAEADLHRFMAQSAVVDVVELSHALRVFFEHPEKCREMGRRARERFRTSYDYPVVLEKLETFWLELKSDFPADRMKQRAASIFPDYYAAFSHYFTEELTPETAVKATAFARSMEALGASYPLYADMGQLVDVEVVQSLIRRLTEPVRVKDLLAITTAAADTMKYQVLWMLKHGLLECC comes from the coding sequence ATGAAAAAGCGCATCTGGGCCAGTTTAGATGATTACTTGCTGCCACGGAGGCAAGACAAAGTCGTTGGGAGAAGCGTGGCTGTCAATAACTTTTTCAAAGCGCTCATTGCTCACGGAACATTCGATGAATACCATTTTTTCCTTGAAGGGCAGGCGCACAAGAAAGTTTTTGCCGAACAGCATGGGACATTCTTGCGGGAGAAGGGCGCAGAGGAAAAAGTAAAGATTTTTTACAGGACCGAGCTGGTGAAGCAGATCAAACAATATGACTATGCGATTTTTCACCTGGCTGATCCTGTAAGTTATTTTCCCTCACTCTGCCAGGTGCGCAACCTGCACGCTGCCTTTCCTATAACCACCTTCATTCACTCGTTGAGCTATCCGCGCTACTTTATGAACTATCTGCAGATCATGCTCTGTGGAGCCACAGGGGCTGATGCCATTATCTGCTCATCGCAGAGCGGCCGCAAAGTGCTCTCGGCTTATTTTTCCCAGCTGGCTGAAGGTCTGCAGTTGCCGCAGCCGGAAGTGAGGCTCGAGATAATACCTTTTGGCTTTGACGGCAGTGTGTTCCGGGGCTATCAACGGCAGCAGTGCCGGCTGCAGCTGGGCCTTGGGGCCGACGAGGTGATTGCTCTCTGTCTGGCGCGCTTTTCGGAGTATGACAAGATGGATCTCTTCCCACTGCTGCAGGCTTTTCAGCAGATAGACCCGGTGGGGAGGCAGTGGCGGCTGATTATTGCCGGCAGTTCGCAGTCGACAAACTACGTGGAGATGGTGCAGCTCTGGACAAGGGCTCTCAACATTTCTGCTAATGTCATCCTGAAGACAAACGTCTCAGAAGAGGAGAAGCTGGCTCTTTACAGGGCGGCCGACTTTTTTGTCTCGCCCAGCGACAACCTTCAGGAGACCTTTGGTCTCACCCTGCTGGAGGCGATGGCAGCCGGGCTTCCCCTGATTGTTTCCGACTTTGACGGCTATCGCGACCTGGTTGCTGATGACATGGCCATCAGTATTCCCACACGCTGGGCGCCGCTGGAACTGTTCAGCACTACCGGGGTTGCACCCCTGTTGGCCGAAGCAGATCTGCATCGATTCATGGCCCAGTCTGCCGTGGTTGATGTGGTTGAACTCAGCCATGCCTTGAGGGTCTTCTTCGAACATCCAGAGAAATGCAGGGAGATGGGGAGGAGAGCAAGAGAAAGATTCAGGACCAGCTACGATTATCCTGTGGTGCTGGAAAAACTGGAGACATTCTGGCTGGAACTAAAAAGTGATTTCCCTGCTGACCGGATGAAACAGCGGGCCGCCTCCATTTTTCCTGATTACTATGCTGCCTTTTCTCATTATTTTACCGAGGAGTTGACTCCAGAGACTGCAGTGAAAGCCACTGCATTTGCCCGCAGCATGGAGGCGCTCGGCGCAAGCTACCCTCTTTATGCAGACATGGGCCAGCTCGTCGACGTGGAAGTGGTGCAGAGCCTGATTCGCCGTTTGACAGAACCTGTGAGAGTGAAAGACCTCCTTGCCATCACAACCGCTGCCGCAGACACCATGAAGTATCAGGTGCTCTGGATGTTGAAGCACGGTCTGCTGGAATGCTGCTGA
- a CDS encoding tetratricopeptide repeat protein: protein MGRKKRKKRKSQSPRQTTRRASLSLCMIVKDEAHNLPDCLRYIKKVVDEIVVVDTGSVDETKSIAKDLGARVFHFDWCDDFAAARNESIHHARGDYILWLDADDRVDPNEIAKIKQLRKILSRSKDKAFYVVVNSHWPTDGDSQFLQLRIFPKLAGVRFEGRIHEQIFHKLQEHGVELVQTDIIIRHTGYDSAEAVLQKGQRNLQIILDELREDLDNPVLHYNAGRTLAALGRYEQAVAHMEKARTAGNLKEEHPDFYLAVSLLAGQYYLQSGKIGQAESMLKDLARQFPRNGLVRFYYGQSLFESGRYEEAIRDLAEALSLPLEVSVFAVNMDLVQFQNYYLLGLAYKHLGDLDSACTMLQKSLGRHGQHYLSMEELGKLELQRGNYQTAASYFNKAIKEGAASDANYANLGLACSKVNDTGKAEKAFLEALELNPDCLAAHSNLGHLYCKLQDYHKALKHFGEALRLAPDLVDVRLALSSIFFRLQQVEPLVAECDTLLAQLNLPRDLTLNNVEELAALYSRIGATLIDQGRTEVGLMAHMVSLEMAPSLEILKEVATVAGRIGRLNEYLAQIRQILASQGQDQAIEHIARTLDAAAV, encoded by the coding sequence GTGGGCAGGAAAAAAAGGAAAAAGAGAAAATCCCAGTCCCCTCGACAAACCACCCGGAGGGCTTCACTTTCCCTGTGTATGATCGTCAAAGATGAAGCCCACAATCTTCCTGACTGTCTGCGTTACATCAAGAAAGTTGTCGACGAGATAGTGGTGGTGGACACCGGGTCTGTCGATGAGACCAAGAGCATTGCCAAGGATCTCGGGGCCAGGGTGTTCCATTTTGACTGGTGTGATGACTTTGCCGCGGCTCGCAACGAGTCTATCCACCATGCCAGAGGAGATTATATTCTCTGGCTTGACGCTGACGACAGGGTGGACCCGAACGAAATAGCAAAAATCAAGCAGCTAAGAAAAATTCTCTCCAGGTCCAAAGACAAGGCCTTCTATGTGGTTGTCAACAGCCACTGGCCCACTGATGGAGATTCGCAGTTTCTCCAGCTGCGCATTTTCCCCAAGCTAGCTGGTGTCCGGTTCGAGGGCAGGATTCACGAACAGATTTTCCACAAGCTGCAAGAACATGGCGTGGAACTGGTGCAAACAGATATCATTATAAGACATACGGGATATGACAGTGCCGAGGCTGTCCTGCAAAAAGGCCAGAGGAACCTGCAGATCATTCTCGATGAATTGCGGGAAGATCTTGACAATCCGGTGCTGCACTACAATGCCGGCCGGACTCTGGCAGCGCTCGGGAGGTATGAGCAGGCTGTAGCTCACATGGAAAAGGCGCGCACTGCAGGAAACCTCAAGGAAGAACATCCAGATTTCTATCTAGCAGTAAGCCTGCTCGCCGGCCAATATTACCTGCAGTCAGGAAAAATTGGCCAGGCGGAGTCCATGTTGAAGGACCTTGCCAGACAATTCCCCCGCAACGGGCTTGTGCGCTTCTACTATGGCCAGAGCCTGTTCGAATCAGGAAGATATGAGGAAGCAATCCGCGACCTGGCTGAAGCCTTGAGTTTGCCCCTGGAGGTCTCCGTGTTCGCCGTCAACATGGATCTCGTGCAGTTCCAGAATTACTATCTGCTGGGTCTCGCCTACAAGCACCTCGGGGACCTCGACAGCGCCTGCACCATGCTGCAAAAGTCATTGGGACGCCACGGGCAGCACTACCTCAGCATGGAAGAACTGGGCAAGCTCGAGCTGCAGAGAGGCAACTACCAGACTGCAGCCTCATATTTCAATAAAGCTATTAAGGAAGGGGCAGCCTCTGATGCCAACTATGCAAATCTGGGCCTGGCCTGCAGCAAAGTAAACGACACTGGCAAAGCTGAAAAAGCCTTTCTCGAAGCGCTCGAGCTGAATCCTGACTGCCTGGCAGCACACTCAAACCTGGGCCATCTCTATTGCAAGCTGCAAGATTATCACAAGGCCCTCAAACACTTCGGAGAAGCCCTTCGTCTAGCCCCCGATCTGGTAGATGTGCGACTGGCCTTGAGCAGCATCTTTTTTCGCCTCCAGCAAGTAGAACCTCTGGTGGCTGAGTGCGACACCTTGCTGGCCCAATTGAATCTACCCAGAGATCTCACGCTGAACAACGTGGAGGAACTGGCGGCCCTCTACAGCCGCATTGGCGCCACCTTGATAGACCAGGGAAGAACAGAAGTCGGCCTCATGGCCCACATGGTTTCTCTGGAAATGGCGCCCTCCCTCGAGATCTTGAAAGAGGTAGCCACGGTAGCAGGAAGGATTGGCAGGCTCAATGAGTATCTGGCACAGATCCGGCAGATACTCGCCTCACAGGGACAAGACCAAGCAATAGAGCATATCGCCAGGACTCTCGATGCCGCAGCAGTATAG
- a CDS encoding flagellin, giving the protein MSLRINNNIAAFNAHRQLSMTDAMLTKSIERLSSGFRINHAKDDVAGLSIANSFRLEARGLRVAQQNVSQATALLQMAEGGANQIETIIERLKELATSAASGNVDSNGRARLNDEAAQLLQEIDRIANDTKYGDSYLINGATTSLTYQIGSGNTAAEDRITVTLQDGLLTSDLGLNSITLTSQANAQTALASINAALSTVNVVMGNIGAAQSRLEFAGNNLAVSVENITASESTIRDADMAFEMVGFTRNQIMMQAGTAMLAQANMMPQVVLQLFG; this is encoded by the coding sequence ATGTCACTTAGAATCAACAACAACATTGCTGCGTTCAATGCTCACCGTCAGCTTTCCATGACGGATGCCATGTTGACCAAGTCCATCGAGCGGTTGTCCTCAGGCTTCCGGATCAACCATGCCAAGGACGACGTGGCTGGTCTGTCTATCGCCAACAGCTTCAGACTGGAAGCTAGAGGCCTCAGGGTGGCCCAGCAGAACGTTTCCCAGGCCACGGCCCTTTTGCAGATGGCAGAAGGTGGCGCCAACCAGATCGAAACCATCATCGAGCGTCTGAAAGAGCTTGCCACTTCAGCGGCCTCCGGCAACGTTGACAGCAACGGCCGCGCCAGGTTGAATGACGAGGCAGCCCAGCTCCTGCAGGAAATCGACCGTATTGCCAATGACACCAAGTACGGCGATTCCTACCTGATCAACGGAGCCACCACTTCTCTGACCTATCAGATCGGCTCTGGCAACACTGCAGCAGAAGACAGGATTACTGTTACTCTGCAGGACGGCCTGTTGACGAGTGACCTGGGTCTCAATTCCATAACTCTCACGAGCCAAGCAAATGCCCAGACCGCTCTGGCGAGCATCAATGCCGCACTGTCCACTGTGAATGTGGTCATGGGCAACATCGGTGCTGCGCAGAGCAGGCTCGAGTTTGCCGGGAACAACCTGGCTGTGTCAGTCGAGAATATCACTGCTTCAGAATCAACCATCCGCGATGCTGACATGGCCTTCGAGATGGTAGGGTTCACCAGAAACCAGATCATGATGCAGGCTGGTACGGCCATGCTGGCCCAGGCCAACATGATGCCGCAGGTGGTACTGCAGCTCTTCGGCTAG
- the fliD gene encoding flagellar filament capping protein FliD, which translates to MALGTTSVSGISSGIDWQAMIEELRKAEYKRIDLVAAQKESYQARLTAWQEINTKLLSLKTAAGTLNNSSGFNLFISSLSANSSIDPANILGVTAGTSASTGSYDIVVNRVATAQKLSSTSFADQTAALNLAGDIIVGGRTVSINAADSLLSLKEKFNAANSGSNPSGVTASVVNYGSEGYRLILTSDHEGAEGISLLNGGNSDLLSVLGFVDNSPKTAKNVMSGGHKSDLFTYDDKAIGGEDLLALSNAESGTVTISIDGTAKDVDIDLAADSLTAIKDAINAAFSGVFTSEPASVVSETEGGVTRYRLLIEGHNITYTDDNNILETLGILERAGVSDERGLVGDLANTANGVAITSATRFDEIDGYLDYTTADTITLSGTDTDGNAVNTSFAVYDADYKTVGDLLAAIESSYGNVSASITADGRIQVVDNETGDTDLTVNLTPSSSTLSFDTDNDLGEISTLRKRQLQAGTDAEITVDGVTVTSSSNTVDDVIPGVTLNLLKAAQDTTVTVTVARDYDSIMEKIQEFVSAYNEAIEAINAQMTYDVENEQPGGPLFGDSSLRTVKSSLTSIVLDSIQGVSSDYSTLGLVGIHLGADSTLSVDEEKLRGYLESNFEDVKNLFAVSWSATNSNITYVNHSNDTQAGTYDIHINSVDPVDGYFVNPGDAEGNGEYLKGISGDAKGLFLRYSGTATGDVGSITLTFGVAELLDRALYHITDPTDGQIANKEETIQDTIDRLDDRIGTMEDRLDRKMELMVNQFLAMEKALSTLQSQSNWLAGQLNAAANGWQ; encoded by the coding sequence ATGGCGCTGGGCACCACCTCGGTGAGCGGCATCTCCTCCGGCATCGACTGGCAGGCAATGATCGAGGAGCTGCGCAAAGCCGAATACAAACGCATAGATCTCGTAGCGGCGCAAAAGGAAAGCTACCAGGCAAGACTTACCGCCTGGCAAGAAATCAATACCAAGCTGCTCTCCCTGAAAACCGCTGCAGGCACGCTGAACAACTCTTCGGGTTTCAACCTTTTTATCTCCAGCCTGAGTGCAAACAGTAGCATTGATCCTGCAAACATTCTTGGCGTCACTGCCGGCACCTCAGCCTCGACAGGTTCTTATGATATCGTCGTCAACAGAGTTGCCACAGCTCAGAAGCTGTCGTCCACAAGCTTTGCCGATCAGACTGCAGCGCTCAATCTTGCCGGCGACATTATCGTGGGCGGCAGAACCGTCAGCATAAACGCGGCGGACAGCCTCCTCAGCCTGAAGGAAAAATTCAATGCAGCCAACAGCGGCAGTAATCCTTCGGGTGTGACCGCTTCCGTGGTTAATTACGGCAGTGAAGGCTATCGCCTCATTCTCACCAGTGATCATGAAGGTGCTGAGGGCATCAGCCTGCTGAATGGGGGAAACAGTGATCTTCTGAGCGTACTCGGCTTCGTGGACAACTCGCCGAAGACCGCTAAAAACGTCATGTCCGGCGGCCACAAGAGCGATCTCTTCACCTATGACGACAAAGCCATCGGCGGAGAGGATCTTCTCGCTCTCAGCAATGCCGAGAGCGGCACGGTAACCATCTCTATTGACGGCACTGCAAAAGATGTGGATATTGACCTGGCAGCAGACTCTCTCACTGCCATCAAAGACGCCATCAATGCGGCCTTCAGCGGCGTATTCACCTCCGAGCCTGCCTCGGTGGTGAGCGAGACTGAAGGCGGCGTCACCAGGTACCGTCTGCTCATCGAGGGCCATAATATTACCTATACAGACGACAACAACATTCTGGAAACTCTCGGTATACTGGAAAGGGCTGGAGTCTCGGATGAAAGAGGGCTTGTCGGAGATCTGGCCAACACGGCAAACGGTGTGGCCATCACCTCTGCCACTCGCTTTGACGAGATAGACGGTTACCTGGATTACACCACTGCTGACACCATCACCCTCAGCGGCACTGACACCGACGGCAACGCGGTCAACACTTCTTTTGCTGTCTATGACGCGGATTACAAGACCGTGGGAGATTTGCTGGCTGCCATAGAGAGCAGCTACGGCAATGTCAGCGCCAGCATCACTGCAGATGGCAGAATCCAGGTGGTGGACAACGAGACAGGGGACACGGATCTCACCGTGAATCTCACCCCCAGCAGCAGCACCCTCAGTTTTGACACTGACAACGATCTCGGGGAAATTAGCACACTCAGAAAACGCCAGCTCCAGGCCGGCACTGATGCTGAAATCACCGTGGATGGAGTTACTGTAACCTCTTCCAGCAATACGGTGGATGATGTGATCCCGGGAGTTACTCTGAATCTCCTGAAAGCTGCCCAGGATACCACGGTAACAGTCACGGTGGCCAGGGACTATGACAGCATCATGGAGAAAATCCAGGAGTTCGTCTCCGCCTACAACGAAGCTATCGAGGCTATCAATGCACAGATGACTTACGATGTGGAAAACGAACAACCAGGAGGGCCTCTTTTTGGCGACAGCTCACTGCGAACGGTCAAATCGAGCCTTACCAGCATTGTACTCGACAGCATTCAGGGAGTCTCCAGCGACTATTCCACTCTAGGTCTGGTAGGCATCCACCTGGGAGCGGACAGCACTCTGTCTGTTGACGAGGAAAAGCTCCGCGGCTATCTGGAGAGCAACTTCGAAGACGTCAAGAACCTGTTTGCGGTAAGCTGGTCTGCAACAAACAGCAACATCACTTACGTCAACCACAGCAACGATACCCAGGCCGGCACTTACGATATTCATATTAACAGTGTAGATCCTGTGGACGGCTACTTTGTCAACCCTGGTGATGCTGAAGGAAATGGTGAATATCTCAAAGGCATCTCTGGAGACGCCAAGGGACTCTTCCTGCGATATTCCGGGACTGCCACCGGAGATGTGGGGAGCATTACCCTAACCTTTGGGGTGGCGGAACTGCTGGATCGGGCCCTGTATCACATCACCGATCCAACCGACGGCCAGATAGCCAACAAGGAAGAAACCATCCAGGACACCATCGACAGACTGGACGACCGTATTGGAACCATGGAAGACCGCCTTGACAGAAAAATGGAGCTCATGGTCAATCAGTTTCTCGCCATGGAAAAGGCCTTGAGCACTTTGCAGTCTCAGAGCAACTGGCTTGCTGGGCAGCTCAATGCTGCCGCCAATGGCTGGCAATAG
- the fliS gene encoding flagellar export chaperone FliS: MDMNSGINSYKSISVNTADPLKLVVMCYEHAIQALNNAIEHYHNKQYFEKTQQLNKAQAIINELMSSLDMEQGEQIASNLSSLYAFMQKTILDADMHRDTAKIEKVVEMLHQLLDAWKAVAADARAKDQVSYGTAAAAEMNQGGISV, encoded by the coding sequence ATGGACATGAATTCGGGCATCAATTCCTACAAGAGCATCAGCGTAAACACGGCAGACCCACTGAAGCTGGTGGTAATGTGCTATGAACACGCCATTCAGGCACTGAACAATGCCATCGAACACTACCACAACAAGCAGTATTTCGAGAAAACACAGCAGCTCAACAAAGCACAAGCCATCATCAATGAATTGATGTCATCGCTAGACATGGAACAGGGCGAGCAGATCGCCAGCAATCTCTCCAGCCTCTATGCATTCATGCAAAAGACCATCCTGGATGCAGACATGCATCGTGACACGGCCAAGATAGAGAAAGTGGTGGAAATGTTGCATCAGCTCCTTGACGCCTGGAAAGCCGTGGCAGCCGACGCCAGAGCCAAAGACCAGGTTTCATATGGAACGGCTGCTGCCGCAGAAATGAACCAGGGTGGCATCTCCGTTTGA